The following is a genomic window from Niabella soli DSM 19437.
ATAACAAAAAACTTGGCGGGGTTTGCAGTGGTATTGCGCACTGGCTCAATATTGATCCCTCCATTGTACGGGTGCTGTTTGCCATCATTGCCCTGGGCGGTTTTGGTACCGGGGTATTTATTTATATCCTGTTGTGGATCTTCCTTCCCTCCCGGAACCTGGAAGGCTATAAAGGCAAACGCCTGTTCCGCAACCCCGATGAAAAACAATTGGGCGGGGTTTGCAGCGGTATTGCGGCTTACTTTGGCAAGGAAACCCGCATCATCCGTCTGATCTTTGCCGCTCCGCTGATCCTGAGCATCCTGAACGGTATTTTAAGACATGGCGATTCCTGGTTCTTCCCCAATTTTATGTTTGGCTCCCTCACCGGAACCTTTATTGCCACCTACATTATTTTATGGATCGTGCTGCCGGAGGCGATCAGCCCTTACGAAAAAATGGAAATGCACGGCCAGCCGGTGGATCTGAACAGTATCCGCAATAACGTTCAAAACTCCATGGGCGATGTAAAAGAGCGTGTAAAGGACTGGAGCAAAGAAGTAGCCGATTCCGCTTCCAAACTGGGACAATCAGGAAAAGCATATGGACAGAATTTTGGCCGTGAATTTGGAACCGCCGCCGGAAGGGGCGCCCGCGGCCTGGGCTACGGCATTGCTATGGGTATAAAAATTATTTTCCTGATCGTTTTTGGCACTATAATCTTCTCCTTGTTTGTTGCACTGCTTGCCCTGGTATTTAGCGGGTATGCCTTTGCTCCGTTTAATAATTTCCTTTGGACCAGCGACAATCAGCAGTTCCTTGCCTGGGGCACGCTGCTGCTTTTTATAGGCGCTCCCATCGTTGGCGGAGTAGTATGGCTGGTACGCACGATTTTAAATGTAACCACCCCCGGCAAGTACCTCAACTACCTGTTTGGCGGCTTGTGGGCCTGCGGCTGGGTGTTTTTGGTTTTGACGGTTTCAAGCATTTCGAAGGATTTTAAACGTTCCCAAACTGTTGAAACCCCGGCAGTCATAAGCCAACCCGGTAAGGGGAAATTGCTCATAACCGTATCTCAGCCGGAGTTGGAATATAAGGGCGATTTTAGCTGGATGCGTAACCGCGATAACCGTATTAATGGTTTTAGCATGACAAAGGACACCTTAAAAATCTCGGACATCAATCTGCAGTTTGAAAAAAGCGACGATTCTTTGTATCATGTGTCAATCAGTAAACAGGCCCTCGGCAGCACAGATGAAGAAGCGCTGGCCCGCACCAATAAAATACAATATACCGTATCCTCTCAGGACAGTGTGCTTGACCTGCCAAGCGGCTATGCTATCGACAAAAGCGCCAAATACCGCCTGCAGCACGTGACTGTTGTTATTTCAGTGCCCGTTGGCAGGAAAATACAGATCGATGAAAGTGTCTTTCAAAAACTGAATCCGATGGATATTAATATTGAGGCCGATGGCAACCGTATTCGCCGGGTGCACCGTGAGCGGTTCCGTTACGAATATGAATCAGGCATAGAATATACGATGGATGCCGACGGTGACCTGGAAAGTGATAATGGTACGGTGATCAGCCAAAAGAACAATTCAAAAAATGACAGCACCTATAAATGGACCGACGATTCAAAGAAAACAGACACCGCTTCCCATAACACCAGCGGCTACCGGTATAACAATTCAGCAAAAGATACCGTTGCTACACAAAACAATACCTATCGTTATTCTGATGAAAAAGCAAAGCCGGCGGCTACATCAAAAGACGTGATCCACAAAGAGATCCTGCAAAAGGAAAAAGAACTGGAAGAACTGAAGAAAAAAGTGGACGGGCAATAATGTCAAAAGCCGGTTAGGGCGCATGCCGCCTTTTTATGAGCGTTCCGTCCAGGTATTGAATAATGAAAAAGCAACCTAACGCAAATAACAGTGGTCCCTTTAACGCTACCAGCAATGCAATCGCCTCTGTGGCTGCCTTGTTCCCAAAAACAAGCGCAACACCATAAATTATGGCTATGGCCAATACGATTGCGGCGGGCAGCAAAAGATTCCAGATAAACCGCCGCCTATATTCATTCCTGGTTTTTATTTTCCGGATAACATTAAAGGAGAAAGAATAGGAAGGCCCGGTTGCGGTTGTTTTTTCCTTCAGCGCCTTAAACAACATATCATACGCCTGCAGCTCATTGAGCATTGATGGATCGTTGCTTTCCGGAACAGACCCGTGCATGCCGGCATCCAGCCATTCCTGTATTTTACTGTCGAGGTCTTTTTCTTTCATTTTAGGTAACTTTTAAGTTTCTCCTTTAAAATTTTACGCGCCCGGAAAAGATAGTTCTTAACAGTGCCTTCGGGCATCCCGGTTATCTGCCGGATTTCTTCGTAGGACATTTCATTAAAATGATACAAGGTTACCACACTTCTATAGGCAACCGGCATTCCTTCAATCAACTTATGCACGTACCCGAGAATATCTTTCTGCTCTGATAATCTTTCCGGAGTTTCGGTTGTAAAATAAACCTCCTCTGTTATTTCAGAACGCCCCTGTTTTTTATGATCCCGTATATAGTTCAATGCTGTGTGGTAGGCTATACGGGCGACCCATGTTGATAATTTAGATTGAAAAGAAAACTTTTCCAGATTATTGTATACTTTAATAAACACTTCCTGTGCAATATCCTCAGTGTCCGTTTTATTATCCACCAGCCTGTTCACTATATAAAAAACAAGCTGTTCATATTCTTTTACCAGCAGTTCAAATGCCCGCAAATCGCCCTTAAGCGCCAATGAAACCATGTTTCTTTCATTAAACATATCAACTGCTGTAATTACTGAACAAAAGTAAAAGCCTATAATACGGGCACATTTATCCCGGCCGGAACAAGACACAGCAATCGTCTGAAATGTTGCAAAAAAAATTTCTTTTATTTCCGCAACATTCAGCACTTCTTTTGTGACTATTGATTATCCGGGTTTAAATAAAAAATAAAATTATGAAAGATATTCTCGCGTTTTTTATGATCGTTGCCGTTGTTGCCATCCTTGCGGGTGTTGGTATTGAATTTATGAACTATTTATTAAAAAGACGTCTTATAAGATCCGGGCAACTGGATGAAAACTATCTGCGCTTGTTGACCCGGAAAAACAATCTTTTATCTTCATTAAAATGGGGCATCTTACTATTCTTTGGAGGTACCGGTCTTATTATTATTGGCACGCTTGCTTTTGACTGGGAACAGTCACCCATTCCCTGGGGCATAGAAACCGTTTTTATTTCAGCCGGATTTTTGATTTATTATTTTATAGTATCTCACAAGCAGAAGGACTGATGTTGTTTGGTTGCTATTGACCTGCAGCCTTATTTTCCCCGCACTCCTGCGTTTAGCGCTAAAAAGAAAAGTAATACTTTGTTGTTGCCGGGGAATTGTATTGCCCGGACAGTAGCCAGGTCTTTACTTATAATACTCCTCAATTTTTCAACCTGCAAAAGTATTCCCTGGCCCGTAAATAAAGGTCGTTTACCGCTTTGGGATTGTCTTTAGCCGTACGAACCCATAAGTTCGTTTAAATGATCCTTGTTATGATAACAAAGAAATTTTCACTTCTTTTCATACTATACTGTTTTGGCACCACGGCTCTTTTCGCACAAACAAACGATTCTATCTTAATCAAGGGGCAGATCACTGATTCATTGCAACAACCCGTTGCCTGGGCCACCGTAACGCTTACGAAAGGAGATACTATCATTTTTACGATTCCCGCTAATGCAACCGGCGTTTTTTCATTTGCTGCAAAAGAAAAAGCGGGTACATTGCTAACCATTACGAGCACCGCTTGTTTGCCATTCTCTACAACCATTCCCTGGGCACGGGCTGAATCGGGCACCCTCAATATGGGCCGGATAATGTTGCAGCAAAAAGGAACGGCTTTGCAAAATGTAACGGTTACCGCAACGAAACCTTTAATAAAAAAAGAAATTGACAAACTGGTTTACAACACGGAGATGGATCCGGAAAGCAAGTTCAGCAGCGTACTGGATATTATGAAAAAAGTTCCTTATCTGTCGGTTGACGGCCAGGAAAACCTCACGTTAAAAGGCAACAGCAGTTACCGGATCTTAATCAATGGAAAACCCTCGGGCATTGTTGATCAGGATCCGAAGAACTTTTTAAAGACCCTGCCCGCTTCCACTATTCAAAGTATTGAAGTATATACGACGCCCCCGGCCAAATATGACGCAGAAGGATTGGGCGGGGTCATTAATATTGTTACTACCAAAAAAATAGGAGAAGGGTATAAGGGAACAGTTAACATCAGTGAAGGGTTTCCTTCCGGTGGTCCTTCCGGTGGTTTTTCTTTTACAGCCACACATAAAAAGCTGGGAGTTGAATTATACGGCGGCGGCAACTTTGCTGAAAATGCCCTGGTAACAAATACTACCAGCCGAACGACCAGTGGCGATGTGCCCACCAACCTCAATGTTACAGGAAGCAACAAGGGCCATAATAACGGCCGCTACCTGGGTACCCAATTCAGCTATGAGTCCGATTCGCTCCAATTATTCACCGCGCAGTTTAATCTAAACGGGTTCAACGGAAGAAATAACAGCTACCGCAGTTCCATATTGGATCAGGGCGAAGCAATACTGCAACAGTTTATCCTGGCAGGCAATTCCAGATTCAATAATAACGGCCTTGATGCCGGCCTCAACTACCAATTGGGATTCCGGAATGATAAATCCAGGTTGCTCACTATTTCCTACCGGTATATGCAGTACAAAACCAACAGCGCCGCCAGCAATAGTTTTCTGGAGGCGATCCATTATCCCGTTCCCGACTATAGCCAGTACAACAATACAACAACAACGGAACATACCGGCCAGGTGGATTATGTCCAGAATATAAAAAAAATAAAAATGGAAGCCGGAATAAAAGCTATTTTCCGGGACAATAGAAGTGCCTTTAACACCCTGAAATATGATTCTCTTTCCGATCAGTTTTTAAATGATCCCGCACAACGGGACGCCTTTGTGAATCATCAGGCTGTTCTTTCTGCGTACAACACCTATTCCTTTACATTAAAAAACTGGGGGTTTAAAGCCGGCGCAAGGCTGGAGGAAACCATTAATAATATTGATTTTGAGGCTACGCAAACAAAAGTGGCCCACAACTACTTTAACCTGGTTCCGTCCCTCGCCATTAATAAAAATTATACGAACGGAACCTATATCAGTTTCGGTTATAATCAACGGCTGAAACGCCCGGGTATTAATCGCCTGAACCCATTTGTAAATATGTCGGATCCTAATTTTATAAGCTACGGGAATCCCGATCTAAAACCCTCCCTGATCCATAGTTTTGACCTGGGCTACGGCAGCAATAAAAAACAAGCCATAAACATCGGCCTTAACTATGCCTTTTCCAACAACCTGGATCTGAAAACCTCCCGTTATGATTCCGCCTCAAAAATCACTTATACTACCTATGACAATTCAGGTAAAATTGCAGCCCTGATGCTCAATGCCAACTTTAATCTGGCCCTTACCAAAGCGCTGCGAACCGTTATTAACGGCAACATAGGCAATTTCTGGATCCAAAGCGCCGTTGATGAGCGGCTCGCAAAAACACAACAACTACTGTACAGCGCAACCCTCTCCAATAGTTATACCTTTAAAAATGACTGGATCGTCAGCGCCTCTTTGTACCTATATGGAAAAAACCTGGCGCCCGCACAGATACAGGGAACCGTCAATGGATATATAGCCTCCGGCTTTAGTATGAGTAAAAGCCTGCTAAAGAAAAAACTATCCTTCTCTGCATATATCAATAACCCCTTTACAAAATTCAGAAACAGTCGCACGGAAATCGTGTCATATGATTTCATTGAAATAAACAGCAACCAGCAGTATTTTAGAAAAGCGGGGTTCAGTATTAATTACCGGTTTGGAAAATTGAAAAAGGATATTCTAAAAAATAAACGGGGTATCAACAATAATGATATCTCCAATTAAAACAATAAAAATGAAAAAGATAATCATTGCCGGGTTTGCATTATTACTTTACGCTTCCGGAAAAGCCCAGGTAAGCGACACCACCTCGCTTTTCAAAACCATGAAACACCTGGATAGCCTGTTATTTGAAACAGGTTTTAATAAATGCCAGGTAAGTGTCTACGACAATATCGTTAGCGATGACCTGGAGTTTTATCATGATGTGGGCGGCATCACTTCCGGCAAAGCCGCCTTTAAAGCATCCATACAAAATAACATCTGTAATAATTCCGATCAACCCAAACGAAGGCTGGTTAAGGGTTCTATGCAAGTGTACCCGCTTTATAAGAATCAACAACTATATGGTGCGATACAGGAAGGCCGTCATGTTTTTTTTATATTATCCAATGGACAATACAAAAAATCGGGCACCGCTAAATTCACGGAACTATGGTTACTGGAAAATAACAGATGGAAATTAAAACGGGTATTGAGTTTTGATCATAAAGCGGCGCAATAAATGATGCAGGTTCAAAAATGATTGCGAGCCGGTTTTGTAGTAAATTTGATCATCTTTTTACTACAAACGGTTGCCATGAACTCAAGAAGAAAATTCATTACCAATGCCTCATTGCTGACATTCGGCGGATGGGCCTTACAGTCCTTTAATACAAAAAACTTTTCACGCGGTAATATCGCTGCCGCGGACCAGATCAATATCGGCGCCATCGGCATTAACGGCATGGGTTGGTCAGATACATTATCTATGCTCAAAAATGCAGGAGTAAACCTGGTGGCGCTTTGCGATGTGGACAAAAACGTATTGAACAAACGCATGGCGGAGCTTTCAAAAAAGAATATCGATACGGCTAAAATAAAAACCTATGGCGACTATCGCGCCTTGCTGGATCGCAAGGATATTGATGCGGTGATCATTGGCACACCGGACCACTGGCACGCCCTCATCATGATCCACGCCCTGCAGGCCGGAAAAGACGTGTATGTTGAAAAGCCCGTGGGTAATTCTATTCAGGAATGCAGGACCATGGTGGCTGCGCAGGAAAAATACAATAAAGTGGTGCAGGCAGGCCAATGGCAGCGCAGCCAGCAGCATTTTCGCGATGCGATCGATTTTGTGCATTCCGGTCAGTTGGGCAACATCAGGACGGTAAAGGTTTGTTGCTACCAGGGCTGGATGAAGCCCGGGCCCAAAGTGGCAGACAGTGCGCCACCTGCCGGTGTGGATTACAAACAATGGCTGGGGCCCGCCAAAACCCGGCCCTTCAACAGCAGCCGGTTCCATTTTAATTTTCGCTGGTTCTGGGACTATGCCGGCGGGTTAATGACCGACTGGGGCGTGCACCTGATCGATTATGCCATTTTTGGTATGAACGCCCCCGTCCCCAAAACCGTTTCTGCTTTAGGTGGTGATTTTGCTTACCCCGATCTGTACCAGGAAACACCGGACACCCTTACTGCACTTTATGAATTCGACAATTTTAACCTGGTTTGGGATCATGCCATGGGCATCGATAACGGCAATTTTGGAAGAGACCACAGCATCGCCTTTATAGGCAATAATGGCACCCTGGAACTGGACCGCGGCGGCTGGGAGGTGATCGAAGAAAAGCGCAGCGACAAAAAAGTAAGCGTCGCCCGCAAAAGCCCTACCGACAACGGGCTGGATAAACACACAGAAAATTTTATTAAAGTAGTGCGCTCGCGCAAACTAAACGATCTGAACTGCTCCATACAAACCGGCGCCCATATCGCCACCGTTTGCCAGATGGGCAATATTGCCTTCCGCAGCGGCCAGAAAGTGGTTTGGGATAAAAACAAAAAGCAGTTTACCAACAACGGGTTGAACGCAAAATACATGATGGCTTCCTATAATAACGGGTATCAGCTACCGAAGATTTAGCTTATGGGCACTTTTATTTTTGCCAGATCAATTTAATCCTGCTGCTTCGATAAACTTTTCCCGGCTCAAGTCGCTCATAACGGTGATGCTATTGGGGTGTACGGTTCCTTTCTGATCTATTACAACATAGGTTGGATAACCGCCCTCTGCATTTAACTTCTTCCGGAGCGCCGCTTCCAACTCCTGGTTAATGAAGATATGCGTGCCGAAAGGTTTGTCTTATTTTGATTTCTGCAAGCTTTCCGATATCTTAGAGTTCCGGACACTAAGATAAATGAAAATACCTTCTAAACTATTTCTTCTGATTTTTTTGTTGTACTGTCAAAAGGACGCGGCAGCACGAATACACATCCGCTACAGCAGTTATCAGGAATTAAAACCGGCGGCGGACCTGCCCAATACAACAACTTATCTTATTACAAAAGAGCCGGGCTGGAAAGAAGATCACTATCTGGACCTGGCTACACTTACTGTCGAATACGGATTTAATAAAATAATTCCTATCTGGGTAAAAGAGCCGCCCCGTCTGGTGGGTTATGATAAGCTAACGGGGAAGTATTATGAATTGAGTCCGGAAGAGCTTCATATAATATTAAAAGAAAATAGCCTGGATGCAAAACAACTGCTCCGGATTAGTTTTTATAAACGGCATGGCGGCAAAGTTTTTGCAGGGATCCTGGTAGTGCTCATCATTTACGGACTTATGCCCACACGCACCCGTAAAAAAATAATTACACCACAAAAAATATAACTATGCCTATCTACGTTTACATCCTCTCCGGCTTTATTATTATCTATGCACTGGTTTTTCTTTTATATAAAAATAGGATGCGAAAAACAGCCGACACCTTCAACAACCTGGACCTGAACAGTGAGGCCCGCAATGCGGCCACCTATCAAATGGACTATCTTGAGGGAGGCTATGCCTTTATCAAAGAGCAGCTCAAAACAACTCCTGTTGACGCTTTTACATCTGCCCGGGCACAACATACCCCTACAGACGAGGCAAAGGATATGGCAAAAAACTTGGTGAAGGGCGCCGCCACAATGGGAACCGTGCGTTTCAGAACCGTTCATACGCCGAAGTATCTGGTACTAAGCGGCGACAGCCTCCATTTGCTGGATACAGATAAAAATGGCGATATATCCGCACACCTCATTTTTGACCGGCAGCGGTTAACAAATTCCACATTGCAGGAAACCACCAAACCGGGCGGGTCTTCTTTTATGCAGCAAAAATTTGGCAACTACTCCCTGCGCACGTACAAGCTTTCATTAAATACAGATGATCAGCCCATCGTGCTGGACCTGTATTCTTCCTTTTTAAATATAGGCCCGCAAAACCAGGGCTCGGTTGCCCTCCGGGTGCAGGATATGGTACCGCAATTCGTTGTGGGCGGGAATTTTTTAAATAAGCTGGGCAATAAATACCCGAATTTGAAGGTAACTACGGACCTGCCGAATATTTAAGCATCTTACCACCCCTGCTTCTTTATTTCCTGTTCTATGGTTCCCGCTGTTACCCATATCTGACCATCATCATCATGGCTCAGCACGTTATAATTTCCATCCAGCAAAAACCGGAAGGGAATAAAGGATACCGCATATTTTTTTGCCAGGGGGCTTTCCCAATTTTTTAAATCAGAGACGTTGATCCAATGGCTAATTTTATCTTCTTTGATCGCCTCCAGCCATTTTTCGCGGTCGTTGTCAAGCGAAACACTTACTATTTCTAAACCTCGGTCTGCATATTTTTTATACAGCTCTATTAGACGCGGATGCGTGATTCTGCATGGGCCGCAATCACTTGCCCAAAAGTCAATCAAGATCAGTTTTTTATTTTTAACATCAGAGAGCCGGAAGTCTTTCCCATCAGCGGTTTTCATTGAAAACTTTTCAAAGCCTCCTTCTTTAGCAATAATACTGTTTCGCTGCAATCCTTTTAAAAGTCGTTGTATTTCTTCGGTTGCCTGTTGGGCAGACGAAAGTTTTGCTATCAGAGCCTTTGTTCCCTCATCCCCGGTATAGTATTTTGAAGTGCGAATAATATTCGGCAATACTTTGGATTCCGGGTATTTTTTTATAATGCTGTCAACATAGTGGAATGCCAGCGCTTTTTGCTTTTCCCTAATAGCCACTTTCTGCTCTTCGGTTATTATTCGGGGTTCAGGAATTTTTTCATCTTCAGGGTCATACGTGCCAAAACCCCTATAGGCTGCATTTCCATAATCGTTATAGATCATTGCATCCAATGGTCCTATTAGTTTTGATGTGCGCATTAAAACGGATTGAATGTCCTTCATTTTTATTTCCTTACACTCCAGTGTATATACTCCGCTTTCCAGCCAGATGCTGCTGGCGCCCGAGCTATCGGTCATTATTAATGCAATACCCGGTTCCTTTATATTGCCACTTACTTCAAAGCTGCCATCAGGTTTTATAAGGGCATCGGGAAGGCCGGAAATCTTAACTTTCCTACAATTGCTTAGCAGCTTTGTTTTGCCATGAATAGTAACGTGCTGCTGGGCAAAAGCGCCGGCGCAAAAAACAGAGAGGGTAATTATTGATAACAACGTCTTCATTTTATTTTTTATTTCAGATATATTAAAACATTTGCAACATATTCTTTTTTGCTTTTTGAAACAGGGATCTCATCACCATTTTCAAAGACCAGATAACCGCCATCACCTCTTGCCCAACTTTTGATATACGCTTTGTTCACCAGATGGGATTGGTGACAACGCAGAAATCCAAAGTCTGCCAATAATTCTTCGTATTCATAAATAGGTCTGGAAACCATAATCTTTTCTCCGCCTGAAAGATAAAAGGTAGTGTATGCGTTAGACGATTCACAACGGATGATCTCACGCGGATATACAAACCGTGTTTCTTTTAAAGCGGGCAGTGCAAGTTTATGAGCCGTTCTTTCATCCCGGTTTCTGATAAGAGCCAGCAGGTTGTCAAGCTCCTTGTTATGTTTCTTTGTTTTTATTCTTTCTGTGGCTTTTTCAACTGCCAATTGCAACTCTTTAATATTAATGGGCTTTAATAAATAATCAACTGCTGAAAATTTTATGGCTTGTATGCCATACTGGTCAAAAGCTGTGATCAGTATGATCTCAAAATTATTTTCACCGAGTGCTTCCAGCATCTGAAATCCACTTTTACCCGGCATTTGAATATCCAGGAACACCAGGTCGGGGTTCACTGATGTTATCAGTGAGGCGCCATTATCGGCATTCATTGCAGTACCGGCAATCACTACCTCAGTACAATACTTTTTTAATAGTCCATCAAGGTTGTCGATATTATTTACTTCGTCATCTATAATTACGGCACGTGTCATAATAGCCAGTTGTTAAATATGAAAGTGACAATTGTTCCCTGTTCTATATTTTTAATATTCCATCCAATTTGACGATCCTTTAGTGTTTTGTTCAACAGCCTTATCCGCTCCTCCGTAAGTTTTAACCCGTATCCGTTTCTGGCCCTTGGGTTAAACCCTGATCCATTGTCTGCAATACAAACGACAAGATTATCTTCGTTTATTTTGTAATCAATTGTCAATAGTCCCTTGTCATAATAATTGGAAATACCGTGTTTAACCGCATTTTCAATCACAGGTTGCAACAGCAACGCCGGCACTTCTATTTCGGTTTTATTGATCGCTTTCTCCAATGCTATTTCAAACCTAAAGCCGAAACGGAGTTGTTCCAGTTTCAAATAATTTTCAATCAACTCCAGGTCTTTTGAAAGGCTGACAAATTCTTTTTCGCTTTGGCTTAAAGAATTGCGTAGCAGCAAACTAAAGTCATTCAAATAACGGTAGGCGCCTTCAATGTCGTTTTTAGTAATTAGCCCCTGTATAGAACTCAGCGCGTTAAAGACAAAATGTGGGTTAAATTGCGATTTGA
Proteins encoded in this region:
- a CDS encoding TlpA disulfide reductase family protein, with the translated sequence MKTLLSIITLSVFCAGAFAQQHVTIHGKTKLLSNCRKVKISGLPDALIKPDGSFEVSGNIKEPGIALIMTDSSGASSIWLESGVYTLECKEIKMKDIQSVLMRTSKLIGPLDAMIYNDYGNAAYRGFGTYDPEDEKIPEPRIITEEQKVAIREKQKALAFHYVDSIIKKYPESKVLPNIIRTSKYYTGDEGTKALIAKLSSAQQATEEIQRLLKGLQRNSIIAKEGGFEKFSMKTADGKDFRLSDVKNKKLILIDFWASDCGPCRITHPRLIELYKKYADRGLEIVSVSLDNDREKWLEAIKEDKISHWINVSDLKNWESPLAKKYAVSFIPFRFLLDGNYNVLSHDDDGQIWVTAGTIEQEIKKQGW
- a CDS encoding PspC domain-containing protein, whose translation is MKQIINIQLGGRSIAIEDTAAAKVKQYLDSLRAHFAKEQGKDEIIADIESRFSELMFEKLRKGAPHITEADTDEMITMMGRPEDLEEGAATAGKNQEPDNSYANSSYGSRKLYRDENNKKLGGVCSGIAHWLNIDPSIVRVLFAIIALGGFGTGVFIYILLWIFLPSRNLEGYKGKRLFRNPDEKQLGGVCSGIAAYFGKETRIIRLIFAAPLILSILNGILRHGDSWFFPNFMFGSLTGTFIATYIILWIVLPEAISPYEKMEMHGQPVDLNSIRNNVQNSMGDVKERVKDWSKEVADSASKLGQSGKAYGQNFGREFGTAAGRGARGLGYGIAMGIKIIFLIVFGTIIFSLFVALLALVFSGYAFAPFNNFLWTSDNQQFLAWGTLLLFIGAPIVGGVVWLVRTILNVTTPGKYLNYLFGGLWACGWVFLVLTVSSISKDFKRSQTVETPAVISQPGKGKLLITVSQPELEYKGDFSWMRNRDNRINGFSMTKDTLKISDINLQFEKSDDSLYHVSISKQALGSTDEEALARTNKIQYTVSSQDSVLDLPSGYAIDKSAKYRLQHVTVVISVPVGRKIQIDESVFQKLNPMDINIEADGNRIRRVHRERFRYEYESGIEYTMDADGDLESDNGTVISQKNNSKNDSTYKWTDDSKKTDTASHNTSGYRYNNSAKDTVATQNNTYRYSDEKAKPAATSKDVIHKEILQKEKELEELKKKVDGQ
- a CDS encoding LytR/AlgR family response regulator transcription factor, producing the protein MTRAVIIDDEVNNIDNLDGLLKKYCTEVVIAGTAMNADNGASLITSVNPDLVFLDIQMPGKSGFQMLEALGENNFEIILITAFDQYGIQAIKFSAVDYLLKPINIKELQLAVEKATERIKTKKHNKELDNLLALIRNRDERTAHKLALPALKETRFVYPREIIRCESSNAYTTFYLSGGEKIMVSRPIYEYEELLADFGFLRCHQSHLVNKAYIKSWARGDGGYLVFENGDEIPVSKSKKEYVANVLIYLK
- a CDS encoding RNA polymerase sigma factor, with translation MFNERNMVSLALKGDLRAFELLVKEYEQLVFYIVNRLVDNKTDTEDIAQEVFIKVYNNLEKFSFQSKLSTWVARIAYHTALNYIRDHKKQGRSEITEEVYFTTETPERLSEQKDILGYVHKLIEGMPVAYRSVVTLYHFNEMSYEEIRQITGMPEGTVKNYLFRARKILKEKLKSYLK
- a CDS encoding nuclear transport factor 2 family protein is translated as MKKIIIAGFALLLYASGKAQVSDTTSLFKTMKHLDSLLFETGFNKCQVSVYDNIVSDDLEFYHDVGGITSGKAAFKASIQNNICNNSDQPKRRLVKGSMQVYPLYKNQQLYGAIQEGRHVFFILSNGQYKKSGTAKFTELWLLENNRWKLKRVLSFDHKAAQ
- a CDS encoding Gfo/Idh/MocA family protein, translating into MNSRRKFITNASLLTFGGWALQSFNTKNFSRGNIAAADQINIGAIGINGMGWSDTLSMLKNAGVNLVALCDVDKNVLNKRMAELSKKNIDTAKIKTYGDYRALLDRKDIDAVIIGTPDHWHALIMIHALQAGKDVYVEKPVGNSIQECRTMVAAQEKYNKVVQAGQWQRSQQHFRDAIDFVHSGQLGNIRTVKVCCYQGWMKPGPKVADSAPPAGVDYKQWLGPAKTRPFNSSRFHFNFRWFWDYAGGLMTDWGVHLIDYAIFGMNAPVPKTVSALGGDFAYPDLYQETPDTLTALYEFDNFNLVWDHAMGIDNGNFGRDHSIAFIGNNGTLELDRGGWEVIEEKRSDKKVSVARKSPTDNGLDKHTENFIKVVRSRKLNDLNCSIQTGAHIATVCQMGNIAFRSGQKVVWDKNKKQFTNNGLNAKYMMASYNNGYQLPKI
- a CDS encoding outer membrane beta-barrel protein, coding for MITKKFSLLFILYCFGTTALFAQTNDSILIKGQITDSLQQPVAWATVTLTKGDTIIFTIPANATGVFSFAAKEKAGTLLTITSTACLPFSTTIPWARAESGTLNMGRIMLQQKGTALQNVTVTATKPLIKKEIDKLVYNTEMDPESKFSSVLDIMKKVPYLSVDGQENLTLKGNSSYRILINGKPSGIVDQDPKNFLKTLPASTIQSIEVYTTPPAKYDAEGLGGVINIVTTKKIGEGYKGTVNISEGFPSGGPSGGFSFTATHKKLGVELYGGGNFAENALVTNTTSRTTSGDVPTNLNVTGSNKGHNNGRYLGTQFSYESDSLQLFTAQFNLNGFNGRNNSYRSSILDQGEAILQQFILAGNSRFNNNGLDAGLNYQLGFRNDKSRLLTISYRYMQYKTNSAASNSFLEAIHYPVPDYSQYNNTTTTEHTGQVDYVQNIKKIKMEAGIKAIFRDNRSAFNTLKYDSLSDQFLNDPAQRDAFVNHQAVLSAYNTYSFTLKNWGFKAGARLEETINNIDFEATQTKVAHNYFNLVPSLAINKNYTNGTYISFGYNQRLKRPGINRLNPFVNMSDPNFISYGNPDLKPSLIHSFDLGYGSNKKQAINIGLNYAFSNNLDLKTSRYDSASKITYTTYDNSGKIAALMLNANFNLALTKALRTVINGNIGNFWIQSAVDERLAKTQQLLYSATLSNSYTFKNDWIVSASLYLYGKNLAPAQIQGTVNGYIASGFSMSKSLLKKKLSFSAYINNPFTKFRNSRTEIVSYDFIEINSNQQYFRKAGFSINYRFGKLKKDILKNKRGINNNDISN